From a single Hippoglossus stenolepis isolate QCI-W04-F060 chromosome 2, HSTE1.2, whole genome shotgun sequence genomic region:
- the LOC118122108 gene encoding beta-1,3-galactosyltransferase 5, with product MEKRPNLHGDGKRRGEGRVTRFSPSLCSGGSMGNRRRHLKHILICILGTAAVFLIYLSFDGNWSPGSLSTYHVAYPRNYQIIMDDTPTCRTRSPFMVMMVPVAPSDVAARDAIRKTWGSETVVQGEVVGTLFLVGLPGGADAGQQQEKLSQENHRHRDLIQSDFQDSYHNLTIKTMVMLEWLAAHCTNASYVMKIDSDMLVHVPNLVKLLLDPGTAKQNYMTGLVWWHSPVLRNPFNKFYLPRDVIAEPEFPPYPLGMAYVMSLDLPWKILQVSPRIKPLFIEDAYLGMCLKHLGISPTDPPENTMFIVDPVHPLSSCSLSKVIAVTTTSIAQMKRYWETSKGPDAKC from the exons ATGGAAAAACGTCCAAACCTACACGGAGACGGAAaacggagaggagagggaagagtcACCAGGTTTTCACCGAGTCTCTGCAGCGGTG GTTCAATGGGGAACAGGAggagacatttaaaacacattttgatctGCATCCTGGGGACGGCGGCCGTCTTCCTCATCTATCTCAGCTTTGATGGCAACTGGAGTCCCGGATCTTTGTCAACGTATCATGTGGCCTATCCACGAAACTACCAAATCATCATGGACGACACACCGACATGTAGGACCAGGTCTCCTTTCATGGTCATGATGGTCCCAGTCGCGCCCAGTGATGTGGCAGCTCGGGACGCCATCCGAAAGACATGGGGAAGTGAGACAGTGGTTCAGGGTGAGGTGGTGGGGACGCTCTTCTTAGTGGGCCtgcctggaggagctgatgcTGGGCAGCAGCAAGAGAAACTCAGTCAGGAGAATCATCGGCACCGCGACCTGATCCAGAGCGACTTCCAGGACAGCTACCACAATCTGACCATCAAGACCATGGTCATGCTGGAGTGGCTGGCTGCTCACTGCACCAACGCTTCTTACGTCATGAAGATTGACTCGGACATGTTGGTCCATGTCCCCAACTTGGTCAAACTGTTGCTGGATCCCGGCACGGCCAAACAAAACTACATGACAGGTTTGGtgtggtggcacagcccagttttgAGAAACCCATTTAATAAGTTCTACCTCCCGAGAGACGTTATCGCTGAGCCGGAGTTCCCCCCCTATCCTCTGGGCATGGCCTACGTCATGTCCCTGGACCTTCCCTGGAAGATCCTGCAAGTCTCTCCTCGGATTAAACCGCTCTTCATTGAAGACGCCTACCTGGGGATGTGTCTGAAGCACCTGGGCATTTCCCCCACCGACCCCCCGGAAAACACCATGTTTATCGTCGACCCCGTGCATCctctgagcagctgcagcctctcaaAGGTCATCGCCGTGACAACGACGAGCATCGCACAGATGAAGAGATACTGGGAGACGAGCAAAGGACCAGACGCTAAATGCTGA